The following is a genomic window from Xiphophorus couchianus chromosome 5, X_couchianus-1.0, whole genome shotgun sequence.
ttttttttgtctttctatccagaaaatgaaacttttgCCACTAACAGGAGTTTGGTGGAGGGCGGCAGATGGCCCAGCTGTGTGGAGCAGGAGGAGATGCTGAATCTCGGCTTCACCATCGGCTCGTTCTTCCTGAGCGCCGCCACGCTGCCTCTGGGAATCCTGATGGATAAATTCGGACCCCGACCGATCAGACTCATCGGCAGGTCTGACATCGCACTCATTtctgatcaaaatgtttctgattgtGAGTGCGACCGctttttcagatgaaagaaCTGTAACAGATTAAAACCttataaaaattattctttaattaGACAagaatttttacaaaatactgttTCAATAAGCTGGTTTGTTTACGCATTGAAACCTGATGGCAGGGCCGGCCGAAGCCTTTTTGGGGCCCTGAGCAAATTTTCATTCAGGGTCCCCCATGAATGATGTGTCATCATTTGGGTGCAATAGAAATAGCTCTATTTCCATGTCAAAGGTGTGTAAATGTTTGGTGATATTGTGCTAAAGTAAAACaacccccccgcccccctcacaattgcggtgtttccattaaataagaaacgtaATTAAAATAACTCGTAAATACGTTTTttcatgtgataagtcattaaaaacatatcacttcctgtcatcttcttcatcatttACACCAGTAGTAACAGCTGGTTGTTGATCacttgatgcaaaaaaagtgtttgcagttttgcaaaataaactaatttcaatACAGCCAAAAAATCCACCTGATCCTCAGGCAAAAACTtactgaaaaacttttttttttctctaaattgccatgtttccattaaacaaatttattttcaaaattccaCATTGCAAAAATTTCAAGatcaatggaaacgcagttattaatataatttgtaATTAACTTAAATTATACCAATTTTGTCATGGTGACTGATTTTACCCTGAAAGAAgtaataaactaacaaaaatactttaattgatctacattttgaaatgcattttgtatttaagtgcAGCATTTTGATTGAACTATCATCGGTGAGCAATcactgaatttaaagtttaatatattttgtttttaaaatctggagCAGAtctataaaatgtgtaaaacttgCAAAATATCACCAAATGACATTCAGATTACATTAAAGTAAacatctattaaaaaaataaacatttaaataattgcaaaatgttaACAGAGAAATCAACATggtaacacaaacacacacaataaaacacGCAGTTGTGTATTAAAAGGTGTAAAGAACAAACTGTTTAGTTACTGTGTAAGCTCCATTAACTAAATATCAATGGAAAggaaaatggaaggaaaaaacattaattaaaactgactttttttacAACTCCACAATCACctacaaaaatcagaaaaaacaagaaccaataaaatgaattatttatctTCTTAGATATATCAAACTGAGAAACATTccttaaatattaataacataATTTCCACTTAAATATTCCCAGAATAATGTTTGACATTTCCTCTTCTATGATATGCTGATGATTATCTTATCATttcactttgactaggccgtccTTTTTTCACAGTATTTAGTGGAATACCTCCAACCAGACACTACAGGAGcattaagaataaaacaaatatttgtttttctaataattCAAATGGGATTTTTGCTTGTTTAGAGTGATAttcaatgtttgtgtttcagttccTGTTTCGCAGCGTCTTGTGCAATGATGGCTGCCGCTGCGTATGACCCTGAAGGTGAGGCGACAAACCTACATTTAAAGATGAAGTTTTAGCTGCTAGCTTGACTTactccacttttttttctttcttttttttacataactaGTTGTTGGTACATGGATAAGTTATATTTGGTTGAAAAAAGTCcttaacaaaattaaattgtgGCTgcaatgtgtttctttttttttatcagcactGTCTGTCCTCATTTTCTTCGCTGTTTCCTTCAACGGTTTTGGAGGAATCTGCTTGACCTTCACATCACTCACAGTgagattcacacacacacccacacacacacacctacacgtccacacatgaacacacacacaatgctgAAGTTAGATATGTGGgacaataagacaaaattaacttacaagtgacttttcagccagatataggagcttgttttaagtcaataattacataatattgattttaattaaGTACTACTTCTATTGGCAGCTTATTTCACTTAAtaccaaacattttttccatgttataataTAACAAGACGtgtaacttaaaatattttaaaattatcttgttccactgacagattattatttacaactggaactttttcatcaatattaagaatttaTTGACCTAAAATGAGCttctatatcttactgaaaactTACttcaaatttagttttgtcttattttaaatgtactaaaatatctgcactagaaaatagaccaaaaatatttggttagaTTTTATGTTAGTGCAGTGCATAACATCTTAATCTGCAATGGATCTGAACAATTCGGGGTATTTACACCTTTGGCTGAATAGTAAGAATAGTGTTGTCATTATTAGTCCTTAGCTTGTAGAAACAGCATGCAAGataaactgtgtgtgtgtgtgtgtgtgtgtgtgtgtgtgtgtgtgtgtgtgtgtgtgtgtgtgtgtgtgtgtgtgtgtgtgtgtgtgtgtgtgtgggcatgtgggggtgtgtgggtgtgtgggtgtgtatgttTGTTTCACCTCAGTAAACTTTTATTCCAACTATAGACACAGCTGTAATGTTGCTAGTACCACAAGACACTGCATGCGGTTCCTGTCATAATCAGTCATCCATTTTGGACATGAATATTAAAGGAATTGCAGCAACAGGTGTATGGAACTAAATTAGGGTCATAaagtttgttgaaaataaaaaattgtctgaaactggagaaaaagatgttgaatctgaaaagtagttttatcagtttcaaatcctttttttaatttcaaatttcttttttcaatttgaaacttttttacAGTTCCAAatctttcagtttcaaattgttttcagtttcaaaataatgttccagtttttcttttgtataaaTGTTATGACCCCAAGTTAGCACCATACAAGTGGAGTGAACCGAAATAACTCGACACCCAACATTAAAGTTAATATAGTAGCAGGTTTTTACagtgatttctgtttttgctttttctaaatTCTCACTTGCTGAACTGGTTTGATAATCTATAAATACAGAAATGGCCACAAACATTACAAGGGTGTCGAAAGAATACTTTATAAAAACTCAAATGGTAAAGTGGGAAAGTAAAATGGTGAACTGGAAATGAGCTGTGAGCtactcacacacacccagaaAGTCCACAGATTCTCACACACAGCAGGACAGAAAGGACAGGCCATGTTTTGGGATTCTCCAGGTCAGATGATGACAGGCAAAAGGAGCAGGGTGGGTCAACTAGGCaggtttctgattggctgagaggCTGCATGGGAATTTAGACCAAGTGGAACTGGATCTGGTGCTTCCAAAACtagcacccccacacacacccactcacaCACCACAAACGGTGCCCTACATAGTCAGAAAATGCTCACATGGACCGGCACACATTTAATTGAAAGGTTGACTGAAGTAGATTCTGATCGGGTTAAAAACTGTACCGCCTCCTGCTGACGGCACCCCTACATTACAGCCAAGAAAtggaaattcacatttttatgcttttatgtgTCTCATCTGTTTCTAAAACAGCCGAAGTGCTTCAACAAAAAACTCCAGacgttttttggtgtctgggaAATTAGCAGTTTCAAAAACTTCCCGACAGTTAAGTCACATTCCATGGGCGCttcgccgttacctagcaacccagacccgttacctagcaacgcaaGCCGGAACACGgagcgctaaataataaaacataatctaACGATGCTTCGaagcagataaattttcctcgaggaatttgaataatcgaggtactcgaatcactcgagGAGTCGTGTCAGCCCTAATGTTGACTAACTGACTAAAGTGTCACAACAAGCATTTCTAATGGctgatattatttaaaaaccagcagtttttcttttttgtcactttaatttATCCTTTTCTTACAGCTGCCTAACATGTTTGGAAACGTACGTTCGACCATCCTTTCCCTGATGATTGGCTCCTACGCTTCTTCAGCAGTCACCTTCCTGGGAATCAAGGTGTGCACTCAAGTGAAAAAGATCAGATGTTTGGGATTGTGAATgcatcaaagaaagaaaatgaaaatgtatcaagtgtttgaaaaaataaaaattacacttAAAGGAGGGGTAATTAATGTCAAGGATGATAATAGAGGGCAACCTCAAAAATATCATATTAGCTTTACTGTTTGGTGAATTATTTTAATCCATTTCTACATctctttatatttttccataattttcCTCCTAATTCCCATCAGTTGATTTATGACCTTGGTGTATCGTTCCGGCTCATCATGTGGGTGTGGACGGGTTTGGCCTGCATGGTCATCCTCAACTGCTTCCTGAATTGGCCGGGTGAATCCTTCCCAGCTCCAGAAGACACCAGATACACGTCAGTAAccatagtaataataataataacaataataataataataataatacacttTCCATACTCTGTCTACATCTTTCTGATCTTCTCTTGGCAGTAAAACGATGAGAATTAATGGGGTTGTGACAGAGGACAGGATGACCGGGGACAGGTACATCACCAATGTGATGATCATGGAGGACACAGTGAGTCCCAAACCACAAGAATCTGAAAAGAGACACTCCGAAAGCGCCTCTAATGGTAAATACAGCTTTGTTATGAGCTATCCAGATCTGATCATTCATAAGGATCTGTTGGCATTGTGATTGGTAAAAGTATCATTCAAAGGTCTTTGTAAGGTTCCAACTCCACACAAACCATGGCTGGCTGCATTAGCTCCATTTACATTCACCATAAAAATGCAAgcattgaaattacaaaaataaatctactgTAATTTCTACCAGCTGCAGTTCCAATCTGTCAGTCCGTGTGCTCTCCCATCTTCCTGTGGAGCGTCCTGGTCATGGCAATCACTCAGCTCAGGCTGATCTTCTTCATGGGAGCCATGAATAAGATGATCGAGTTCCTGGTCACTCATGGCGACCCCAACCGTAAGTGTAAAATATAGGCCTACACAAAACCATTTATTAGAGATGTTGAGTTTAACTTTTACACTTGCTTTTCTGTCTTCAAGCCGGGTTGGAGCTacggaaggaggtggaggaccAAGGTACCTATCAGGAACATCCTGAGCCTCCAGTCAACATtgtattttcacatatttgaaCTGATTTCACTCTGGCTGTCTTCTCCAGTGTCTTTCTACTCGTCCATCTTTGGTACGATGCAGCTTCTGTGTCTGGTGACGTGTCCTATGATCGGCTACATCATGGACTGGAGGATGAAGGAGTGTGAAGAGGAACATGTAAACATATCAACAAGCAAAAGGTAGGAAAACGTTTGGACTTTATTGAGG
Proteins encoded in this region:
- the slc43a1b gene encoding solute carrier family 43 member 1b, whose translation is MAPSLRQAYRRRWWMAVTSIVENLFFSAVLLGWASLLIMLKDEGFYSHLCVENETFATNRSLVEGGRWPSCVEQEEMLNLGFTIGSFFLSAATLPLGILMDKFGPRPIRLIGSSCFAASCAMMAAAAYDPEALSVLIFFAVSFNGFGGICLTFTSLTLPNMFGNVRSTILSLMIGSYASSAVTFLGIKLIYDLGVSFRLIMWVWTGLACMVILNCFLNWPGESFPAPEDTRYTKTMRINGVVTEDRMTGDRYITNVMIMEDTVSPKPQESEKRHSESASNAAVPICQSVCSPIFLWSVLVMAITQLRLIFFMGAMNKMIEFLVTHGDPNPGLELRKEVEDQVSFYSSIFGTMQLLCLVTCPMIGYIMDWRMKECEEEHVNISTSKSNSSPPKRDRKIQKLSNAIRAFIFTNFLLVMFGVISLIDNLPIQVLSFALHTVVRGFIHSCCGGLYAAVYPANHFGTLTGFQSTISAAFALLQQPLFILMVGYLGGNPYWINIGLLIFSLVGFLLPCYLFYHRRGLIREKAQLDVIAARQSEKENKDLIQSDCEDEGSSKNRNIPNGHTG